Proteins from one Terriglobus sp. RCC_193 genomic window:
- a CDS encoding proline dehydrogenase family protein codes for MFRSFLISLSQNNTMRGIMERSAPGRRLSSRFVAGLTVEDALRVTRDLNAQGFAVTADALGESVRSEAEAVAAADIYHRLLEGIMTAGLNANVSLKLTGVGMDVSAELAERTTGDIVAHAAHVGNFVRIDMEGTPYTEATIALTERLAQQYPGAVGTVLQAYLYRTAEDAARLLRQGIRIRLCKGAYKEAGDVAFPAKSDVDANYVRLMQTMLPSGVFCGIATHDPAMVQATEQFAAEHNIPRSAFEFQMLYGVKRELQRDLVRRGYGVRIYLPFGTDWYPYFMRRLAERPANVLFLLRNLVSN; via the coding sequence ATGTTTCGCTCTTTCCTGATCTCTCTTTCCCAGAACAACACTATGCGCGGCATCATGGAGCGATCGGCTCCCGGTCGCAGGCTTTCCAGCCGCTTTGTCGCCGGGCTAACCGTGGAAGACGCGCTTCGCGTGACCCGCGATCTGAACGCCCAGGGATTCGCCGTGACCGCGGATGCACTCGGCGAGAGTGTCCGTTCGGAAGCCGAGGCGGTTGCCGCCGCCGACATCTATCACCGCCTGCTGGAAGGCATCATGACCGCAGGGCTCAACGCAAATGTCAGCCTGAAACTGACCGGCGTAGGCATGGATGTTTCGGCGGAACTGGCGGAGCGCACCACGGGCGACATTGTGGCGCACGCCGCGCACGTGGGGAACTTCGTCCGCATCGACATGGAAGGAACGCCGTACACTGAGGCGACTATCGCCCTGACGGAACGGCTGGCGCAGCAGTATCCCGGCGCCGTGGGAACCGTGCTGCAGGCCTATTTGTACCGCACGGCAGAGGACGCGGCACGCCTGCTGCGGCAGGGCATTCGCATCCGGCTCTGCAAAGGCGCTTATAAAGAAGCGGGTGACGTTGCCTTCCCGGCCAAGTCAGACGTGGACGCGAATTATGTGCGGTTGATGCAGACAATGTTGCCCTCGGGTGTTTTCTGCGGCATCGCCACGCATGACCCCGCGATGGTGCAGGCAACGGAGCAATTCGCCGCAGAACACAATATCCCGCGGTCCGCGTTCGAGTTTCAGATGCTCTATGGCGTGAAGCGGGAATTGCAGCGGGATCTGGTGCGCCGCGGTTATGGCGTACGGATTTATCTTCCCTTTGGGACGGACTGGTATCCCTATTTCATGCGACGGCTGGCGGAGCGTCCGGCAAATGTTCTTTTCCTGTTGCGCAACCTGGTGTCCAATTAA
- a CDS encoding phosphatidate cytidylyltransferase, protein MKRILTATVLIALVFGLIFWGNQLALIVMSALVALLAAYEYVALTRAGDEVVPTWWLLLAVALLFVVTYWRPLDSPLPVLSALGLSLLTIVAFREAKNGHLERVLPIAAAGFFGLIYIAYPLTLLPQIAGKENGPTLLIFLMLVVWTGDIAALYVGKAFGKRKLSPALSPNKTQEGALASIAGAVVIAAALAGVCELFGRRGSTLLHISEPLWETLLLAALVNIAAQVGDLLESALKRGVGVKDSGAMLPGHGGILDRIDALLVAAPVLWYLLLLKDAAGFGGF, encoded by the coding sequence ATGAAGAGAATCCTTACTGCCACGGTACTGATCGCCCTTGTGTTTGGGTTGATCTTCTGGGGAAATCAGCTTGCTTTGATCGTCATGTCGGCGCTGGTGGCGCTGCTGGCCGCGTATGAATATGTGGCGTTGACGCGGGCGGGCGATGAAGTGGTTCCAACATGGTGGCTGCTGCTTGCCGTCGCTCTGCTGTTTGTGGTGACGTACTGGCGTCCTCTCGATTCGCCGTTGCCGGTGCTGAGCGCGCTGGGCCTTAGCCTGCTGACCATCGTTGCCTTTCGCGAGGCGAAGAACGGGCATCTGGAACGGGTTCTGCCTATCGCCGCGGCAGGCTTCTTTGGACTGATTTACATCGCGTATCCGTTGACGCTGCTGCCGCAGATTGCGGGGAAGGAAAACGGCCCCACGCTGCTGATCTTCCTGATGCTGGTGGTCTGGACCGGCGATATTGCCGCGCTGTATGTGGGCAAAGCATTCGGCAAACGCAAACTGTCTCCCGCGCTCAGTCCGAACAAGACACAGGAGGGCGCGCTGGCCTCCATTGCCGGGGCAGTGGTGATTGCCGCTGCGTTGGCGGGGGTGTGCGAGCTTTTTGGCCGCCGGGGCAGCACGTTGCTGCATATCTCGGAGCCGCTATGGGAGACGCTGCTGCTGGCCGCATTGGTCAACATTGCTGCGCAGGTTGGCGATCTGCTGGAAAGCGCGCTGAAGCGTGGCGTGGGCGTGAAGGATTCCGGTGCGATGCTGCCCGGACACGGCGGCATCCTCGATCGCATCGACGCGCTGCTGGTGGCAGCTCCGGTGCTTTGGTATCTCCTGCTGCTCAAGGACGCTGCTGGATTTGGCGGGTTTTAA
- a CDS encoding isoprenyl transferase has protein sequence MPLTQPLRIHELSPEELEVYRTLDPARIPEHVAIIMDGNGRWAGKRAMKRFLGHQQGAESVQFVVETASRINLPFLTLYAFSLENNLKRPKAEVSFLMKLLKNYLVGNVKRMNDNNVRMAYIGRTHELPEEVQETMQWAQAETAKNTGTTLTLALNYGSRAEIVDATRSILRDLMEEAHRRGCSVEDLLSVQGGVESIDEETLAHHMYTRNMPDPDLLIRTSGEMRISNYLLWQIAYSELFVTERLWPDFLGVHLLEGIAAFQQRSRRFGGLDTEFTDESLPDPQMPQAATPEMVSR, from the coding sequence TTGCCCCTGACCCAGCCCTTGCGTATTCACGAGCTTTCCCCTGAGGAGCTTGAGGTGTATCGCACGCTGGATCCGGCCCGCATCCCCGAGCACGTGGCCATCATCATGGACGGCAATGGCCGGTGGGCAGGCAAGCGCGCCATGAAGCGTTTCCTGGGCCATCAGCAGGGCGCGGAGAGCGTCCAGTTTGTGGTCGAGACGGCATCGCGCATCAACCTTCCGTTCCTGACGCTGTACGCGTTTTCTCTTGAGAACAATCTGAAACGCCCCAAGGCGGAAGTCAGCTTCCTGATGAAGCTGCTGAAGAACTATCTTGTGGGCAATGTGAAGCGCATGAACGACAACAACGTGCGCATGGCCTACATTGGCCGCACCCACGAACTGCCGGAAGAAGTACAGGAAACCATGCAGTGGGCGCAGGCGGAGACGGCGAAGAATACCGGAACCACCCTGACGCTGGCGCTCAATTATGGCTCGCGGGCGGAGATTGTGGATGCCACGCGTTCCATCCTGCGCGATCTGATGGAAGAGGCGCATCGCCGCGGCTGTTCCGTAGAAGATCTGCTCAGCGTGCAGGGCGGCGTGGAGTCCATTGACGAAGAGACGCTGGCGCATCACATGTACACGCGCAACATGCCCGATCCGGATCTGCTGATCCGCACCAGTGGCGAGATGCGCATTTCGAACTATCTGCTGTGGCAGATTGCGTACTCGGAATTGTTTGTCACGGAACGCCTGTGGCCGGATTTCCTGGGTGTGCATCTGCTGGAAGGCATCGCAGCGTTTCAGCAGCGCAGCCGCCGCTTTGGCGGTCTGGATACAGAATTCACCGACGAATCGCTGCCTGACCCGCAGATGCCACAGGCCGCAACGCCGGAGATGGTCAGCCGCTAG
- a CDS encoding helix-turn-helix domain-containing protein — translation MATMMAPVEQREVLRCDHCSLVQFRSANSLCRKCRKPLDVEEPEPVVAPALSLVPPAERSSEDSGLQVATAVRDLRRVRNLSQRQLAGRMNVPRTYISKIENGKAMPTLSSLERLARALQVDISALLRDAKTRHKDEAAVLMTDPFLAEIAQFCSQLDALQKSIFLNHVRELASGRRRMA, via the coding sequence ATGGCAACCATGATGGCACCCGTCGAACAGCGGGAGGTACTTCGTTGCGATCACTGCAGCCTGGTTCAGTTCCGGTCTGCAAACTCGCTTTGCCGCAAGTGCCGCAAGCCCCTGGATGTGGAAGAGCCCGAGCCGGTTGTGGCTCCCGCGCTTTCGCTGGTCCCGCCGGCAGAACGGTCGTCGGAGGACAGCGGCTTACAAGTGGCCACAGCCGTGCGCGATCTGCGTCGCGTACGCAACCTGAGCCAGCGTCAGCTTGCTGGCCGCATGAACGTTCCCCGCACCTATATCAGCAAGATTGAGAATGGCAAGGCAATGCCGACCCTCAGCAGCCTGGAGCGTCTGGCCAGGGCTCTGCAGGTGGACATCAGCGCCCTTCTGCGCGACGCAAAGACGCGTCATAAGGATGAGGCGGCCGTGCTGATGACGGACCCGTTCCTGGCGGAGATTGCCCAGTTCTGCTCGCAGCTGGACGCGTTGCAGAAGTCGATTTTTCTGAACCATGTGCGCGAATTGGCCAGTGGCCGTCGCCGGATGGCGTAA
- a CDS encoding PadR family transcriptional regulator encodes MAENPRLSHTAALMLKTLKSGHSYGFEIMEVTGLPSGTVYPALRRMENDGLIDGGWESEAKARKEDRPARRYYKVTKVGQLALVEAEKRYPLIAAFVSEKAVKA; translated from the coding sequence ATGGCCGAAAATCCTCGCCTCTCCCACACTGCCGCCCTGATGCTGAAGACGCTGAAGTCGGGGCATAGCTATGGCTTTGAAATCATGGAAGTCACCGGTCTCCCCAGTGGCACGGTCTATCCCGCGCTGCGGCGCATGGAGAACGATGGCCTGATCGATGGCGGATGGGAAAGCGAAGCCAAAGCGCGCAAGGAAGACCGTCCTGCGCGTCGCTACTACAAGGTGACCAAAGTCGGGCAACTGGCTCTTGTAGAGGCGGAGAAGCGGTATCCGCTGATTGCGGCATTTGTTTCTGAGAAAGCGGTAAAGGCATGA
- a CDS encoding ABC transporter ATP-binding protein, producing the protein MLELRHVTKRYHGIPVVHEVSFAIAAGEVLGYLGPNGAGKSTTVKMITGMIEPTHGQVLFRGRNIHDDLPAYRARLGYVPEEAQVYTHLSGLEYLQLVGRLRGMPEALIERKARGLLELFSLKTALESPIHDYSKGMKQRVLLSAALLHNPDLILFDEPLSGLDAVTARIFKDLLVALRREGKAVLYISHVLEVVEQVCDRVVILSHGAMLADATPKELIQMNQQPTLERVFAQLVQQTDTASLAEDLVHVMQVDHA; encoded by the coding sequence ATGCTCGAGCTTCGCCATGTCACCAAGCGCTATCACGGCATTCCCGTGGTTCACGAAGTCAGCTTCGCCATCGCAGCCGGAGAAGTCCTTGGCTATCTCGGTCCCAACGGCGCAGGAAAGTCCACTACCGTGAAGATGATTACGGGGATGATTGAACCGACGCACGGCCAGGTCCTCTTCCGTGGACGCAACATCCACGACGACCTGCCCGCCTATCGCGCGCGTCTTGGCTATGTTCCCGAAGAAGCGCAGGTCTACACGCATCTCAGCGGACTCGAGTATCTGCAACTGGTGGGTCGCCTGCGCGGCATGCCGGAGGCCCTCATCGAACGCAAGGCACGTGGACTGTTGGAGCTTTTCAGTCTGAAGACTGCGCTGGAATCCCCTATCCACGACTACAGCAAAGGCATGAAACAGCGCGTTCTGTTGAGTGCCGCGCTGCTGCATAACCCGGATCTGATCCTGTTCGATGAACCGCTCAGCGGCCTGGACGCAGTAACCGCGCGGATCTTCAAGGATCTGCTGGTTGCGCTGCGTCGCGAAGGCAAGGCCGTGCTGTACATCTCGCATGTTTTGGAAGTGGTCGAGCAGGTGTGCGATCGCGTGGTGATCCTCTCCCATGGCGCAATGCTTGCCGATGCGACGCCGAAGGAGTTGATCCAGATGAATCAGCAACCCACGTTGGAGCGCGTCTTTGCGCAGCTTGTGCAACAGACCGATACCGCCTCACTCGCGGAAGACCTCGTCCATGTCATGCAGGTGGACCATGCCTGA
- the pncA gene encoding bifunctional nicotinamidase/pyrazinamidase, whose amino-acid sequence MANAALLVIDVQQDFLPKGSLAVPQGDEVIPIINRLGGKFAEIAMTQDWHPAGHISFASTHGKQPFTDTVEAAYGTQALWPDHTIQSTPGAELAAGLDLPHAGLILRKGFRLNIDSYSAFLENDHSTCTGLAGYFREKSITDLYLCGLAWDYCVGFSALDGKQLGFNITVITDAVRGIDPKSMAEMSRRWQEAGVRTVTSEALPGR is encoded by the coding sequence ATGGCAAACGCAGCGCTGCTGGTCATCGACGTGCAACAGGACTTTCTCCCGAAGGGTTCATTGGCTGTCCCTCAAGGGGACGAGGTGATCCCCATCATTAACCGTTTGGGCGGGAAGTTCGCCGAGATCGCCATGACGCAGGACTGGCATCCCGCGGGACACATCTCGTTCGCGTCCACCCACGGCAAACAACCCTTCACAGACACCGTGGAAGCCGCTTATGGAACGCAGGCGCTATGGCCGGATCACACCATCCAGAGCACTCCCGGCGCAGAGCTGGCAGCCGGCCTCGATCTGCCTCACGCCGGTCTGATCCTGCGCAAAGGGTTTCGGCTCAATATCGATTCCTACTCCGCTTTCCTGGAAAACGATCACAGTACCTGCACCGGGCTTGCGGGGTATTTCCGCGAAAAAAGCATTACCGACCTGTACCTGTGCGGTCTGGCGTGGGATTACTGCGTCGGATTTTCCGCACTGGACGGGAAGCAGCTTGGATTCAACATCACCGTCATCACGGATGCCGTGCGCGGCATTGATCCAAAATCCATGGCGGAGATGTCCAGGCGATGGCAGGAAGCCGGTGTGCGCACTGTCACCAGTGAAGCGCTGCCGGGCCGTTAG
- a CDS encoding acyl-CoA thioesterase has protein sequence MPQQPFHAEARLRVRYAETDQMGVVYHANYLIWFEVGRVELMRSLGLAYADLEKDYGCLIAVVSVEARYRASARYDDEIAVRTRITAMRGPVLKMAYEVVRVEDGKLLCEGSTSHVVVSREMTKRELPEPYAQAFRKLLEKEN, from the coding sequence ATGCCGCAGCAACCCTTCCACGCCGAAGCCCGACTCCGCGTCCGCTATGCCGAAACCGACCAGATGGGCGTGGTCTACCATGCGAATTATCTGATCTGGTTTGAGGTGGGGCGCGTGGAACTGATGCGTTCTCTGGGACTTGCCTATGCCGATCTGGAAAAGGACTACGGCTGTCTGATCGCAGTCGTCAGCGTGGAAGCGCGCTACCGCGCATCCGCCCGGTACGACGATGAAATCGCCGTGCGCACGCGCATTACCGCCATGCGCGGCCCCGTATTGAAGATGGCATACGAGGTGGTCCGCGTGGAAGACGGCAAGCTGCTCTGCGAAGGCTCCACCAGCCACGTGGTGGTGAGCCGCGAGATGACCAAACGCGAATTGCCCGAGCCATATGCCCAGGCGTTTCGCAAGTTACTGGAAAAGGAAAACTAA
- a CDS encoding HU family DNA-binding protein gives MTKADLVDGVTASGDLTRRDGEVIVDTFFEGIIDAIRGDEKVEIRGFGSFRIRQRNARIGRNPKTGDKVEVPAKRVPYFKPSKELRDLVNATE, from the coding sequence ATGACCAAGGCAGATCTCGTGGATGGCGTGACCGCCTCCGGCGACCTTACCCGCCGCGATGGCGAAGTGATCGTGGACACATTCTTCGAGGGCATTATCGACGCCATTCGCGGCGATGAGAAAGTGGAGATCCGCGGCTTCGGTTCGTTCCGCATCCGCCAGCGGAATGCGCGCATCGGCCGCAATCCCAAGACAGGCGACAAAGTGGAAGTGCCCGCCAAGCGCGTGCCCTATTTCAAGCCGTCCAAGGAACTCCGCGACCTGGTCAACGCCACGGAGTAA
- a CDS encoding 1-deoxy-D-xylulose-5-phosphate reductoisomerase, with the protein MKNIAILGSTGSIGTSTLDICERYPERYRVVSLAAGTNLDLAFQQCVRWRPQVISVATEALAAQLTEKLKAAGITGIEVVYETAGTVRVATLPEVNFVVSAIVGVAGLEATYAAVNAGKTIGLANKEAMVAAGELIIAAAKKHNVTILPIDSEHNAIHQAMRAGTTNEVKQIWLTASGGPFRNTPLKDFEDITPAQALKHPTWVMGQRITIDSATMLNKGLEIIEACRLFDLPASKVKVTIHPQSTIHSLVEYVDGSILAQLSVTDMRLPILYAMAYPERVPSDLTFDMAALAQLDFEEPDFKRFPCLRLAYEAAEAGPSHCIALNAADEIAVAAFLKGDLPFLGIPNTIERVLERTPVAHPTTIAEVLEADAAARETARQVASETLARA; encoded by the coding sequence ATGAAGAACATCGCTATTCTCGGTTCCACCGGCTCCATTGGAACCAGCACCCTGGACATCTGCGAGCGCTACCCGGAGCGCTATCGCGTGGTCTCACTCGCCGCCGGAACAAACCTGGACCTGGCCTTCCAGCAGTGCGTGCGCTGGCGTCCGCAGGTGATCTCCGTTGCCACGGAAGCGCTCGCCGCACAGTTGACGGAAAAGTTGAAAGCCGCAGGCATCACCGGCATCGAGGTCGTCTACGAAACTGCGGGTACGGTTCGCGTGGCCACGCTGCCGGAAGTGAACTTCGTGGTCAGCGCCATTGTGGGTGTTGCCGGTCTGGAAGCGACCTACGCTGCTGTTAATGCGGGCAAGACCATTGGCCTGGCCAACAAGGAAGCCATGGTGGCCGCGGGTGAACTCATCATTGCCGCAGCAAAGAAACACAACGTCACCATCCTGCCCATTGACAGCGAACACAACGCGATCCATCAGGCCATGCGTGCGGGCACAACCAACGAAGTGAAGCAGATATGGCTGACGGCCAGTGGCGGCCCCTTCCGTAACACGCCGTTGAAGGACTTCGAAGACATCACTCCTGCGCAAGCGTTGAAGCACCCCACATGGGTCATGGGACAGCGCATCACCATTGACAGCGCCACCATGCTGAACAAGGGGCTGGAAATCATCGAGGCCTGCCGCCTCTTCGATCTGCCCGCGAGCAAGGTGAAGGTCACCATTCATCCACAGTCCACCATCCATTCGCTGGTGGAATACGTGGACGGCAGTATCCTCGCGCAGCTTTCCGTCACGGACATGCGGCTGCCCATTCTGTACGCGATGGCCTATCCCGAGCGTGTTCCCAGCGACCTGACGTTCGATATGGCCGCGCTGGCGCAGTTGGATTTCGAGGAGCCGGACTTCAAGCGTTTTCCCTGCCTGCGACTGGCGTATGAAGCAGCCGAGGCTGGTCCGTCGCACTGCATTGCGTTGAACGCGGCGGATGAAATTGCCGTTGCAGCATTTCTGAAGGGTGATCTACCCTTTCTTGGCATCCCAAACACCATTGAACGCGTACTGGAACGGACGCCAGTGGCCCATCCGACGACAATTGCCGAAGTTCTGGAAGCGGATGCAGCAGCTCGCGAAACCGCCCGCCAGGTGGCATCGGAGACGCTGGCGCGCGCCTAA
- the rseP gene encoding RIP metalloprotease RseP: MHIAEMLITFVYFLVILGVMVLVHEFGHFAAAKLFGVRVEAFSIGMGKRLFGYVHNGTDYKVCALPIGGYVKMTGETEMEMIQTSPSESLDPNSPDGALHSARPGEDSGNFNAKPRWQRMVIALAGPIANFILAIFVFTLVAHYHHETIEYLQDRGELDYVVANSPAAKTGIQVGDQIVRFDGITNPTWQDVMMFSGLKAGQTLPFSYIHNGNRVDTELPVNYTGKPEDFGPENVSTVLGLVPRPQEGPVVINDLPDSTTPAARAGLEKGDQIVAIDGHKFHGTEATSAYLNDVDGRAVTLTIERKGETLQVPITPRLTPGTNGTQAYKLGFAVIPPPVVTTKQPIDVAIKTGWKDFTKNSTLVFDVLGGMFKRQVSVRNLSGPVGIAQQVGMAREMGTWTVLSLAAAISLNLGIFNLLPMPILDGGMILFLVIESIIRRDVNAQLKERIYQAAFVCIILFAMFVIFNDITKLAIFSHKG, encoded by the coding sequence TTGCACATCGCCGAAATGCTTATCACCTTTGTCTATTTCCTCGTCATCCTGGGCGTCATGGTCCTGGTGCACGAGTTCGGTCACTTTGCCGCTGCGAAGCTTTTCGGTGTCCGCGTGGAAGCATTCTCCATCGGCATGGGCAAGCGGCTGTTTGGCTATGTGCATAACGGCACCGACTACAAGGTCTGCGCGCTGCCCATTGGCGGATACGTAAAGATGACGGGCGAAACCGAGATGGAGATGATCCAGACCTCGCCCAGCGAAAGTCTCGATCCCAATTCTCCGGACGGCGCGTTGCACTCCGCGCGTCCTGGCGAAGACTCCGGCAACTTTAACGCGAAGCCGCGCTGGCAGCGCATGGTGATTGCGCTGGCAGGCCCCATTGCCAACTTCATCCTGGCTATCTTTGTGTTCACGCTCGTTGCGCACTACCACCACGAAACCATCGAGTATCTGCAGGATCGTGGTGAGCTGGATTACGTTGTAGCCAACTCACCCGCTGCAAAAACCGGCATCCAGGTGGGCGATCAGATTGTCCGCTTTGACGGCATCACGAACCCCACATGGCAGGACGTGATGATGTTCAGCGGCCTGAAGGCAGGCCAGACACTTCCCTTCTCGTACATCCACAACGGCAACCGCGTGGACACTGAGCTGCCCGTCAACTACACCGGCAAGCCGGAAGATTTCGGCCCGGAAAATGTCTCCACGGTGTTGGGCCTGGTGCCGCGTCCGCAGGAAGGTCCGGTGGTGATCAACGATCTGCCCGACAGCACCACACCGGCAGCACGTGCAGGTTTGGAGAAGGGCGATCAGATCGTGGCCATTGATGGCCATAAATTCCACGGCACCGAAGCCACCAGCGCCTATCTGAACGATGTGGATGGCCGCGCCGTAACGCTCACCATTGAGCGCAAAGGCGAGACCCTGCAGGTTCCCATCACACCACGTCTCACGCCCGGAACCAACGGTACGCAGGCCTACAAGCTGGGCTTTGCCGTAATACCGCCGCCAGTAGTGACAACAAAACAGCCGATAGACGTGGCCATCAAAACCGGCTGGAAGGACTTCACCAAGAATTCCACGCTGGTGTTTGACGTACTGGGTGGCATGTTCAAGCGACAGGTCTCCGTGCGCAACCTGAGCGGCCCGGTCGGCATTGCGCAGCAGGTAGGCATGGCGCGCGAAATGGGCACATGGACCGTGCTGAGTCTTGCTGCAGCCATCAGCCTGAACCTGGGCATCTTCAACCTGTTGCCCATGCCCATCCTTGACGGCGGCATGATCCTCTTCCTTGTGATTGAAAGCATCATCCGTCGCGATGTGAATGCGCAGTTGAAGGAGCGCATCTACCAGGCGGCATTTGTCTGCATCATCCTGTTTGCGATGTTTGTCATCTTCAACGACATCACCAAGCTGGCCATCTTCAGCCATAAGGGATAA
- a CDS encoding ketopantoate reductase family protein has translation MRILMVGAGATGGYFGGRMALAARDVTFLVRGQRKEQLQREGIRIVGPSGDAVLTEPKLITADELKTAGTFDVVILSVKAYSLDSAMNDFAAAVGDNTVIVPILNGMSHLDTLVQRYGKEKVMGGSVRIVCDVEPDGLIRQMTKLDHMNFGEIDGTVTSRAQALHDTFAVPGITLALSKDIIDTMWQKWWILSTMGAVCVLGGGNVGEIVATGEHGVAMALAVQDEAIAIATANGHPADAEFAKGHAQRMTEPGSSLTSSLYRDMTKGLPVEADHILGDLLARANGIKAPLLGAAYTHLKVYEGRRG, from the coding sequence ATGCGCATTCTGATGGTGGGCGCCGGCGCCACCGGCGGATACTTTGGCGGACGCATGGCACTGGCTGCTCGCGATGTCACGTTTCTTGTGCGTGGCCAACGCAAGGAACAGTTGCAGCGCGAAGGCATTCGCATCGTCGGCCCATCCGGCGATGCTGTGCTCACCGAGCCAAAGCTCATCACCGCAGACGAACTGAAGACCGCAGGCACATTCGACGTTGTCATCCTCAGCGTGAAGGCGTATTCGCTGGATAGCGCCATGAACGACTTCGCTGCTGCAGTTGGCGACAACACCGTCATCGTGCCCATCCTGAACGGCATGAGCCATCTCGACACACTTGTGCAACGCTACGGCAAAGAGAAGGTCATGGGCGGTTCCGTGCGCATTGTCTGCGATGTGGAACCTGACGGCCTGATCCGCCAGATGACGAAGCTGGATCACATGAATTTCGGCGAGATCGATGGCACAGTAACCTCGCGCGCACAGGCGCTGCACGATACCTTTGCCGTTCCCGGCATCACGCTCGCACTATCGAAAGACATCATCGACACCATGTGGCAGAAGTGGTGGATTCTCTCCACCATGGGTGCGGTCTGCGTACTGGGTGGCGGTAATGTGGGCGAGATCGTCGCCACTGGCGAACACGGCGTTGCGATGGCGCTTGCGGTACAGGACGAAGCCATCGCCATTGCCACGGCCAATGGTCATCCCGCCGATGCAGAGTTCGCCAAAGGCCACGCACAGCGCATGACCGAGCCAGGCTCGTCTCTCACATCGTCCCTGTATCGCGACATGACCAAGGGACTGCCCGTGGAAGCCGACCACATCCTGGGCGATCTGCTGGCCCGCGCCAACGGCATAAAAGCGCCGCTGCTGGGCGCGGCTTACACACACCTGAAGGTGTACGAAGGAAGGCGTGGATGA
- a CDS encoding DHH family phosphoesterase: MNLRVLYHNNCFDGACSASLFTRFHRECIGTATEYSYQGLAHKAGAQFDPADFSGDENAIVDFKYYDSPKLTWWFDHHQSAFLTKADREHFLQDTSGKKFFDPTRISCTGFIADIAREKFGFSTKGLEGLLLWADIIDGAKFESADAAVGLAAPAMKLMMAIEGTSDPTFIPRLIPLLTSQPLMDTLQENFVQAEVQPRLEKHHRDITLLRSRAASDRGVITFDITDQPTEGYNKFIPYYLLPQGVYVVGLSKSSFRTKISVGTNPWTTVSADKLANIAAICERYGGGGHPRVGAISVPVDRVDEARRIAAEVTAELKALDQRNVLPTDQS, encoded by the coding sequence ATGAACCTGCGCGTGCTGTATCACAACAACTGTTTCGACGGCGCATGTTCCGCATCGCTGTTCACCAGGTTCCATCGCGAATGCATCGGCACCGCCACGGAATACAGCTACCAGGGCCTTGCCCACAAGGCCGGAGCGCAGTTTGATCCCGCAGACTTCAGCGGCGATGAAAACGCGATCGTCGACTTCAAGTATTACGATTCGCCCAAGCTGACATGGTGGTTCGATCATCACCAGAGCGCGTTCCTGACCAAAGCCGACCGCGAGCACTTTTTGCAAGACACGTCCGGCAAGAAGTTCTTCGATCCCACGCGCATCTCCTGCACTGGCTTCATCGCAGACATCGCTCGTGAGAAATTCGGCTTCAGCACCAAGGGCCTGGAAGGCCTGCTGCTATGGGCCGACATCATCGACGGCGCGAAGTTTGAATCGGCTGATGCCGCCGTGGGTCTTGCCGCACCGGCCATGAAACTGATGATGGCGATTGAAGGCACCAGCGATCCCACCTTCATTCCGCGACTGATTCCGCTGCTCACATCGCAGCCGCTGATGGATACGCTGCAGGAAAACTTTGTGCAGGCAGAGGTGCAGCCGCGACTGGAGAAACATCATCGCGACATCACGCTGCTGCGTTCACGCGCTGCCAGTGACCGCGGTGTGATCACCTTCGACATCACCGATCAGCCCACCGAGGGCTACAACAAATTCATTCCGTACTACCTGCTGCCGCAGGGCGTGTATGTCGTCGGCCTGTCGAAGTCCAGCTTCCGCACCAAGATATCTGTGGGCACCAATCCATGGACAACCGTGTCCGCAGACAAACTCGCGAACATCGCGGCCATCTGCGAACGCTACGGCGGCGGCGGTCATCCTCGCGTGGGCGCCATCAGCGTTCCTGTGGACCGCGTGGATGAAGCACGCCGCATTGCCGCGGAAGTGACAGCAGAGTTGAAAGCTCTCGATCAGCGCAACGTTCTGCCCACAGATCAGAGCTAA